From a region of the Hemibagrus wyckioides isolate EC202008001 linkage group LG06, SWU_Hwy_1.0, whole genome shotgun sequence genome:
- the nxph2a gene encoding neurexophilin-2: MRKIQTILLLLCLHKVTCRRLQIPELGIMDWGESDNEGNHSPKGPSSRTPNPLRLFSRGYRALKSSMRQMTYLEKMEDSWDWLSNQTAVGEAQSRTKRRPIVKTGKFKKMFGWGDFNSNIKTVKLNLLITGKIVDHGNGTFSVYFRHNSTGLGNVSVSLVPPSKVVEFEMAQQSTLETKDAKAFNCRVEYEKTDRNKKSGMCGFDVSKTCYQEQTQSHVSWLCSKPFKVICIYISFYSIDYKLVQKICPDYNYHSETPYASTG, translated from the exons ATGCGAAAAATCCAGACCATCttgctgctgctgtgtttgcACAAG GTCACATGCAGGCGTCTGCAGATTCCCGAGCTGGGCATTATGGACTGGGGAGAGAGCGATAACGAGGGCAACCATTCCCCCAAAGGACCAAGCAGTCGTACGCCAAACCCTCTGCGCTTGTTCTCTAGAGGATATCGTGCTCTCAAGAGCAGCATGAGACAGATGACATATTTGGAAAAAATGGAGGACTCGTGGGACTGGTTATCTAACCAGACAGCTGTTGGGGAGGCACAAAGCAGGACTAAACGCAGACCCATCGTCAAGACGGGAAAGTTCAAGAAAATGTTTGGCTGGGGAGATTTCAACTCCAACATCAAAACCGTGAAGCTGAACCTCCTGATCACCGGGAAGATTGTGGACCATGGAAACGGGACCTTCAGCGTCTACTTCCGGCACAACTCCACCGGCTTAGGGAACGTCTCTGTGAGTTTGGTTCCTCCATCCAAAGTGGTGGAGTTTGAAATGGCACAGCAGAGCACGCTGGAAACCAAGGACGCTAAAGCTTTCAACTGTCGAGTCGAGTATGAAAAAACGGACCGGAACAAGAAATCAGGGATGTGTGGCTTCGACGTGTCGAAAACATGCTACCAGGAGCAGACGCAGAGTCACGTCTCGTGGCTGTGCTCCAAACCATTTAAGGTCATATGCATCTACATCTCCTTTTACAGCATCGACTATAAACTGGTGCAGAAAATCTGTCCTGATTATAATTACCACAGTGAGACTCCATATGCCTCCACGGGATAA